A stretch of the Psychroserpens sp. Hel_I_66 genome encodes the following:
- a CDS encoding thiol-disulfide oxidoreductase DCC family protein, which translates to MINELPKNKQLILFDGVCNLCNSSIQYVINHDKNERFMFAPLQSNVGELVIKKFNIDTKKIDSILLYSNENGLSIKSSAALKVAKQLGFPRNLMFGFIIIPAFIRNWVYDYIAKNRYRWYGKKEECMIPTPELKSRFLN; encoded by the coding sequence GTGATAAACGAACTTCCAAAAAATAAACAATTAATTCTTTTTGATGGTGTGTGCAATTTATGCAATAGCTCCATCCAATATGTTATTAATCACGATAAGAATGAACGTTTTATGTTTGCTCCTTTACAAAGTAATGTTGGTGAGCTAGTGATAAAAAAATTTAACATAGATACTAAAAAAATAGATTCTATTTTACTCTACTCCAATGAAAATGGATTATCAATTAAATCTTCGGCAGCACTAAAAGTTGCTAAGCAACTCGGTTTTCCAAGAAATTTAATGTTTGGGTTTATTATTATACCAGCTTTTATAAGAAATTGGGTGTATGACTACATTGCAAAGAATCGTTATCGCTGGTATGGAAAAAAAGAAGAATGTATGATCCCTACACCAGAACTTAAATCCAGATTTCTCAATTAA
- a CDS encoding glutathione synthetase → MKIAFIINDHNTEKSNYTTPLLGFTAYKRGHEVYFIGVGELSYASKGHLSVRAKTIKDQKFQNQDTYFKAVQKQEFTTVSSENLDVLFLRNNPADEINERDWAQNAAFIFGEIAMRNGVIVLNHPNSLAGAVNKMYFQHFPEILRPKTVISRDHSEIKEFFAEQKQKMILKPLQGSGGTNVFMMDKKNEHNLSQTIDAICRDGFVIAQEYLPAAKGGDTRLFIMNGEPLKVDGQYAVMQRVNASGEVRSNIHAGGRPEKAKMTDQIMELADIVRPKLVQDGMFLVGIDIVGDKLMEINVFSPGGLNVMGDMYGVDFSVPVIEAIEKKVHYKEMYNDYLFNSRLATL, encoded by the coding sequence ATGAAAATAGCATTTATAATAAACGATCACAATACAGAAAAGTCAAATTATACAACTCCACTGTTGGGTTTTACAGCCTATAAACGTGGTCATGAGGTATATTTTATTGGTGTAGGAGAATTATCGTATGCATCTAAAGGCCATTTATCCGTTAGAGCAAAAACAATTAAGGACCAAAAATTTCAAAATCAGGATACTTATTTTAAAGCTGTTCAAAAACAGGAATTTACTACGGTTTCTTCGGAAAATTTAGATGTACTCTTTTTGAGAAATAATCCAGCAGATGAAATTAACGAAAGAGATTGGGCTCAAAATGCTGCCTTTATTTTTGGTGAAATAGCGATGCGAAATGGAGTGATTGTTCTAAACCACCCAAACAGTCTAGCTGGAGCGGTTAACAAAATGTATTTTCAGCATTTCCCAGAAATTCTTCGTCCAAAAACGGTAATATCAAGGGATCACAGTGAGATAAAAGAATTTTTCGCAGAACAAAAACAAAAAATGATCTTAAAACCATTGCAAGGTTCTGGAGGAACAAACGTTTTTATGATGGATAAAAAAAATGAGCACAATCTTTCTCAAACCATAGATGCCATTTGTAGAGATGGCTTTGTTATCGCTCAAGAATATTTACCAGCAGCAAAAGGTGGAGATACAAGATTATTTATAATGAATGGAGAACCTCTTAAAGTTGATGGGCAATATGCAGTAATGCAAAGAGTTAATGCTTCCGGAGAAGTAAGAAGCAACATTCACGCTGGCGGAAGACCAGAGAAAGCAAAAATGACAGACCAAATTATGGAGCTTGCAGATATTGTAAGACCAAAGCTGGTACAAGATGGAATGTTTTTGGTAGGAATAGATATTGTTGGAGATAAACTTATGGAAATCAACGTATTTAGTCCAGGTGGATTAAATGTTATGGGTGATATGTACGGTGTGGATTTTTCTGTTCCTGTTATTGAAGCCATAGAAAAAAAGGTGCATTATAAAGAAATGTACAATGATTATCTGTTTAACAGTAGGTTGGCTACCTTATAA